In a genomic window of Salvelinus fontinalis isolate EN_2023a chromosome 7, ASM2944872v1, whole genome shotgun sequence:
- the LOC129859161 gene encoding general transcription factor II-I repeat domain-containing protein 2-like, with protein MAKRKVDTENRGFQTRWESEYMFTEVAGKPVCLLCGESVAVLKEYNLRRHYETKHADKNKNMDMEQRLQKAEELKRGLKSRQALFKKAKSQGQAAVKASFILAEEIAKSARPFTEGDFIKNCMIKVCDEVCPEKRQLFLNVSLSRNTIAERVDQLSINLKEQLVKKGKDFIAYSLAVDESTDISDIAQLSIFIRGVDSSLSVTEEFLALRPMHGTTTGHDLYEEVSRCVNEMELPWEKLVGLTTDGAPAMCGHRSGLVAKIREKMQEENATGELTAYHCIIHQEALCGKALKMEHVMSIITRTVNFIRAKGLNHRQFKAFLTELETEHGDLPYHTEVRWLSQGKVLQRCFELREEICLFLDSKGKDTTQLRDEMFLCEMAFLCDITSHLNAMNLQLQGRDHVISDMYSTVKAFKTKLTLWETQMRKENLSHFPSCQTMKEKLSTSAFPSAQLADKIGMLAADFRRRFADFEAQKSRLELLGNPFAVDVESSPPNLQMELIDLQCNDALRAKYAAVGAAEFARFLPDTMPQLRIQAAQTLSMFGSTYLCEQLFSLMNLNKTSHRSRLTAEHLHSILRISSAQSLTPNIDELVEKMGHHQVSPSTSNK; from the coding sequence atggcaaaacggaaggtggacactgagaaccgggggtttcaaacaaggtgggagtcggagtatatgttcacggaggtagctggaaaacctgtgtgtcttctgtgtggagaaagtgtggcggtactgaaagagtataatctgagacgacattatgaaacgaaacacgcggacaaaaacaagaatatggacatggaacaaaggctacaaaaggcagaggaattaaaacgaggcctcaaatctcgacaggctctgttcaaaaaagccaaatcacaaggccaggctgctgtcaaggccagttttattttggcagaagagatcgctaaatcagcccggccatttacggagggggatttcatcaaaaactgcatgattaaagtttgtgacgaagtttgcccagaaaaaaggcaactctttttaaatgtgagtctgagcagaaacaccattgccgagagagtagaccagttgtccatcaatctaaaagagcagcttgtgaaaaagggaaaagatttcattgcatattccttggctgtggatgagagcaccgacatttctgacattgcccagttgtcaattttcatccgcggagtggactccagcctaagcgtgacagaggagtttttggctttacgtcctatgcatggcacaactacggggcatgatttgtatgaagaggtgtcaagatgtgtaaatgagatggagctgccttgggaaaaactcgtgggtttgacaaccgacggagcacctgcgatgtgtggacacaggagcggactggtggcgaagatacgggaaaagatgcaagaggaaaacgcgacaggtgagctgacagcttatcattgtatcatacaccaggaagcgttgtgcggtaaagccttgaaaatggagcatgtaatgagcatcatcacgcgcacagttaactttatcagagccaaaggtttgaatcaccgccagttcaaggcatttctgacggagttagaaacggagcatggtgatttgccttatcacacagaggtgcgatggctaagccagggaaaggtgcttcaaagatgtttcgagcttcgtgaggagatttgtctgttcttggacagcaaagggaaagacacaacacaactccgagacgaaatgtttctgtgtgaaatggcttttctgtgtgacattacgagtcatctgaatgcaatgaacttgcagctgcagggtcgggatcatgtcatctctgatatgtacagtacagtgaaggcatttaaaaccaaactgactctgtgggagacgcagatgcggaaagaaaatttgagccactttcccagctgccagaccatgaaagagaagctctctaccagtgcgttcccgagcgcacagttggctgataaaataggtatgcttgccgctgactttcgacgccgatttgctgactttgaagcacaaaaaagcaggttggaactgctcggtaacccatttgctgttgacgtggaaagctcaccaccaaacctccaaatggagttgattgacctccaatgcaatgatgcactgagggcaaaatatgcggcagtgggtgctgcggagttcgcccgtttcctccccgacacaatgccccagctgcgcatccaggctgctcaaacgttgtctatgtttggcagcacatacctgtgtgaacaactgttttctttgatgaacctgaacaaaacatcacacagaagtcgacttactgctgaacacctccactcaattctgaggatttcctcagctcagagccttaccccgaacattgatgaacttgtggaaaagatgggacaccaccaagtatcaccctcaacctcaaacaagtga